Proteins encoded in a region of the Anopheles ziemanni chromosome 2, idAnoZiCoDA_A2_x.2, whole genome shotgun sequence genome:
- the LOC131288084 gene encoding transmembrane protein 115 — MASNNAIYIRQQMSALLGSTSTSIKFICIATLVGYMISFSERISVLLCVTPGYLMPPTFWVWTIFTYFFIEQHFWEVLVDLVTVGLCGKLIEPSWGQMEMLHYFAITNVGVAILTSFYYLFYSMITKDAEILFNVRIYGLAGMNAAISVAVTQIMPDHLIARTPLGKFSNRNVPLTVVIASIILWACGLLDGTYPAMFASGLYVSWVYLRFYQRHSNGTRGDSAENFRFASFFPNVLQPFIAVIANPVYFGCLRIGLVKRLSPQQSNSSSLQSVSVHLPGVDPHDMERRRQIALKALSERLSKTTDSSRQNTVPKSFPQNTGKHHHHGHGHSHGHGHSHGHHHQHHGGVLPFQGTFPMTMERPAIPLPPPPSMSLTGSGVQKPAGLGSSTILSPTSTATELATPASAVVSNLINLEQGETSSSSNGVQSGKPTSNI; from the exons ATGGCAAGCAACAACGCGATCTACATCCGGCAGCAAATGTCGGCGTTGCTGGGCAGTACTTCGACATCGATAAAGTTCATCTGTATCGCCACGTTAGTCGGTTACATGATTTCATTCTCCGAACGAATATCGGTACTGCTGTGTGTCACTCCCGGGTACCTGATGCCCCCGACCTTCTGGGTGTGGACCATTTTCACCTACTTCTTCATCGAGCAGCACTTTTGGGAGGTGCTGGTGGACTTGGTAACCGTTGGTCTGTGCGGGAAGCTCATCGAACCGTCGTGGGGACAGATGGAAATGCTGCACTATTTCGCAATCACCAATGTTGGAGTGGCCATTTTGACTAGCTTCTACTATCTGTTCTATTCAATGATTACCAAAGATGCCGAGATTCTATTCAACGTGCGTATCTACGGATTGGCTGGTATGAATGCTG CAATCAGCGTAGCCGTCACTCAGATAATGCCGGATCATCTAATTGCAAGAACTCCTCTCGGTAAATTTTCAAACCG aaATGTACCGCTTACTGTTGTAATAGCATCGATTATACTATGGGCATGTGGGCTACTGGACGGTACGTACCCGGCCATGTTCGCCTCTGGTCTGTATGTGTCGTGGGTTTACCTCCGGTTCTATCAGCGACATTCAAACGGAACTCGTGGAGATAGTGCGGAAAATTTCCGTTTCGCAAGCTTCTTTCCGAACGTGTTGCAACCGTTTATTGCCGTCATTGCCAATCCTGTGTACTTCGGTTGCCTACGGATCGGTCTGGTGAAGCGATTGAGTCCACAGCAGTCCAACTCGTCGTCACTGCAATCGGTCAGTGTGCATCTACCCGGCGTGGATCCCCATGACATGGAACgacggag ACAAATTGCCCTGAAAGCTCTCAGTGAACGGTTGTCCAAAACGACCGACTCTAGTCGTCAGAATACCGTACCAAAATCTTTTCCACAAAACACTGGAAAACACCATCACCATGGGCATGGTCACAGCCACGGACACGGCCATAGTCACggccaccatcaccagcatcaCGGCGGGGTTTTGCCATTCCAAGGCACATTCCCAATGACTATGGAACGCCCAGCGATTCCATTACCTCCTCCACCATCTATGAGCTTAACCGGCAGTGGTGTGCAGAAACCGGCGGGGCTAGGAAGCTCCACTATTCTGTCCCCTACCAGTACGGCGACAGAGCTGGCCACCCCTGCGTCCGCGGTGGTCTCCAACCTAATCAACCTTGAACAAGGCGAAACAAGCAGTAGTAGCAACGGTGTCCAGAGTGGAAAACCTACGTCCAACATTTAA
- the LOC131286584 gene encoding chromobox protein homolog 3-like: MGRTKEKTNNDGDDSAASSEEEYVVEKVVDRRERKGKVEYLLKWKGYDSSLNSWEPRENLDCPELIKAFEQARTDKANKDGKGKEKRTSKKKKGESDNENDATDDDVRDDAGSTKSAKSSTTDNKADNNEEAADELTGFEKGYVAERILGATEADKELLFLIQWKGKDKAQLVKSKEARKYCPQLVIDFYEERLIWQTSETAE; this comes from the coding sequence ATGGgtcgaacaaaagaaaaaaccaacaatgATGGCGATGATAGTGCCGCGAGCAGCGAAGAGGAGTACGTGGTAGAAAAGGTAGTTGATCGCCGCGAAAGGAAGGGCAAAGTCGAATATTTGCTAAAGTGGAAGGGCTACGATTCGAGCCTCAATTCCTGGGAACCGCGAGAGAACCTCGACTGCCCGGAACTCATAAAAGCATTCGAGCAAGCACGTACCGACAAAGCTAACAAGGACGGCAAGGGCAAGGAAAAACGGACatccaagaagaagaaaggtgAATCAGACAATGAAAATGACGCCACTGACGACGATGTTCGAGACGATGCCGGATCGACAAAATCTGCAAAATCCAGCACCACTGATAACAAAGCAGACAACAacgaggaagcagcagatgaGCTTACCGGTTTCGAAAAAGGATATGTTGCTGAGCGCATCCTTGGTGCAACCGAAGCGGATAAGGAGCTGCTTTTCCTTATCCAATGGAAGGGCAAGGATAAGGCGCAACTTGTCAAATCGAAAGAAGCCCGGAAGTATTGCCCACAGCTCGTTATTGATTTTTACGAAGAAAGGTTGATTTGGCAGACCAGTGAAACGGCCGAGTAG
- the LOC131282702 gene encoding excitatory amino acid transporter 3 has translation MSNSYATTGARPTPRWKRFIKSNLLTFLTVLGVFGGTALGLVLKNSEVPWTEREVMYIQYPGDLFLRMLKCLIVPLLVSSITSAIGSLDLSMSKKIAFRAIVYYFTTTICAVVLGIILVSTIRPGTGRSVDTIAGKATTRQVLTADTLLDLVRNLFPPNIIQATMFQFRTILTPPANATGVPLTAYKINSEFTQGTNVLGLVMFSVVLGTCIGKMREKGKPLLGMFESLSEAMMIITSWVIWISPIGVLFLVAAKLLEMASFMEVLGQLGWYFMTVMLGLFVHGFGTIAVIFFLTTRKMAYPYIGKMSQVLATAFGTGSSSATMPITIRCLDNMGIDPRVTRFVIPVGATINMDGTALYEAVAALFIAQLRNIHLTFGHIVAVSVTATAASIGAAGIPQAGLITMVMVLDTVGLPAEDVTIIIAVDWLLDRFRTTINVMCDALGTILVNSLSKKDLAGEETGRLELAEPHELVELRPDQKE, from the exons ATGTCGAACTCGTACGCGACTACGGGCGCCAGGCCAACGCCACGATGGAAGAGATTCATCAAATCGAACCTGCTTACCTTCCTGACTGTGCTGGGCGTATTCGGTGGTACAGCGCTCGGTTTGGTGCTTAAGAACTCCGAGGTTCCATGGACAGAGCGTGAGGTGATGTACATCCAGTATCCGGGCGATTTGTTCCTACG gatgCTCAAATGTTTGATCGTGCCCCTGCTTGTCTCATCGATCACCAGTGCGATCGGTTCGCTGGACTTAAGTATGTCGAAAAAGATCGCATTCCGAGCGATCGTGTACTACTTTACGACGACGATCTGTGCCGTCGTGCTGGGCATCATTCTCGTCAGTACCATTCGACCGGGTACGGGACGCTCTGTGGATACGATCGCTGGAAAGGCCACCACAAGGCAGGTGCTTACCGCGGACACTTTGTTGGATCTTGTGAG AAATCTTTTCCCACCGAATATCATCCAAGCCACCATGTTCCAG ttccGCACCATTCTGACCCCGCCAGCTAACGCTACCGGTG TTCCACTAACTGCGTACAAAATTAACTCCGAGTTTACCCAGGGCACCAACGTGCTGGGTCTGGTCATGTTCAGCGTGGTACTCGGCACGTGCATAGGCAAGATGCGTGAGAAGGGCAAACCGTTGCTCGGTATGTTCGAATCGCTAAGCGAGGCCATGATGATCATCACATCCTGGGTGATCTGGATTTCTCCGATCGGTGTGCTTTTCCTTGTCGCTGCCAAACTGCTCGAGATGGCGTCGTTCATGGAAGTATTGGGTCAGCTCGGCTGGTACTTTATGACTGTGATGCTGGGTCTGTTCGTGCATGGTTTCG GAACTATTGCGGTGATTTTCTTCCTTACCACACGGAAAATGGCCTATCCGTACATTGGCAAAATGAGTCAGGTCCTGGCGACGGCGTTCGGCACAggctccagctcggcgacgATGCCTATCACGATCCGCTGCCTCGACAATATGGGCATCGATCCGCGTGTGACGCGTTTTGTCATTCCCGTCGGTGCTACGATAAACATGGACGGTACGGCGCTGTACGAAGCCGTGGCGGCTCTCTTCATTGCTCAACTACGTAACATTCATCTTACCTTTGGTCACATCGTTGCTGTGAG TGTGACGGCAACGGCAGCTTCCATCGGAGCGGCTGGAATACCGCAAGCTGGACTTATTACGATGGTTATGGTGCTGGACACTGTGGGACTTCCTGCCGAAGATGTTACCATTATTATTGCCGTCGATTGGCTCCT TGATCGATTCCGCACAACGATCAACGTAATGTGTGATGCCCTCGGAACGATTCTCGTGAATTCCCTGTCGAAGAAGGATCTGGCTGGCGAAGAGACTGGCAGA CTCGAACTGGCGGAGCCACATGAACTAGTTGAGTTAAGGCCAGACCAGAAGGAATAG